A window of the Bradyrhizobium ottawaense genome harbors these coding sequences:
- a CDS encoding Zn-ribbon domain-containing OB-fold protein: protein MSDKLADWTKGVEAIVYQACGACGKAQYFHRSFCAACGAPEPAEKRAGGAGTVYATSLVCRAATPETRAHVPYNIVLVDTAEGFRMMAHGDNDLAIGDEVTARYQPFAGRLVPYFTKAK from the coding sequence ATGAGCGACAAACTCGCCGACTGGACCAAGGGCGTGGAAGCCATCGTCTACCAAGCCTGCGGCGCATGCGGGAAGGCGCAGTATTTCCACCGCAGCTTCTGCGCCGCCTGCGGCGCGCCGGAGCCGGCCGAAAAACGCGCCGGCGGGGCAGGGACGGTCTATGCGACGTCGCTGGTCTGCCGTGCCGCGACGCCGGAAACCCGGGCCCACGTTCCCTACAACATTGTGCTGGTCGACACCGCCGAAGGCTTTCGCATGATGGCTCATGGCGACAACGACCTCGCCATCGGCGACGAAGTCACGGCACGCTACCAGCCGTTTGCGGGCAGACTGGTGCCGTACTTCACCAAGGCGAAGTGA
- a CDS encoding thiolase family protein has product MSFITGVGLTSYGKHEGSSSLDLMSMAAELAIADAGLKRPEIDGILCGYSTVSPHIMLATVFAEHFGIQPSYAHAVQVGGATGLAMTMLAHHLVDAGVVKHVLVVGGENRLTGQSRDASIQALAQVGHPDYEVTLGPTIPAYYGLVASRYMHEYGVTQEDLAEFAVLMRSHALTHPGAQFHEAITVADVMASKPVAMPLKLLDCCPVSDGGAAFVISRERTGEAGVQVRGCAQAHTHQHITAAPALSELGAEIAIARAKATSGLAISDVRYAAVYDSFTITLAMLLEDLGLAGRGEAAARVRSGHFARDGAMPLNTHGGLLSYGHCGVGGAMAHLVETHLQMTGRAGNRQVRDASIALLHGDGGVLSSHVSMFLERVR; this is encoded by the coding sequence ATGAGTTTCATCACCGGAGTCGGGCTGACGTCCTACGGCAAGCACGAAGGCTCGTCCTCGCTCGATCTCATGAGCATGGCGGCCGAGCTTGCGATTGCCGACGCCGGGCTGAAGCGACCCGAGATCGACGGCATTTTGTGCGGCTATTCGACCGTGTCGCCGCACATCATGCTGGCGACCGTGTTCGCCGAACACTTTGGTATCCAGCCGTCCTACGCACATGCCGTGCAGGTTGGCGGCGCCACTGGCCTTGCGATGACCATGCTGGCGCATCATCTGGTCGATGCCGGCGTGGTGAAGCATGTATTGGTGGTGGGCGGCGAGAACCGCCTCACCGGTCAGAGCCGCGACGCCTCGATCCAGGCGCTGGCGCAGGTCGGTCATCCCGATTACGAGGTGACGTTGGGACCGACGATCCCCGCTTATTACGGCCTCGTCGCCTCCCGCTACATGCACGAATACGGCGTGACACAAGAAGACCTCGCCGAATTCGCGGTGCTGATGCGGTCCCACGCCTTGACCCATCCCGGCGCGCAATTCCACGAGGCGATCACGGTTGCCGACGTGATGGCGTCAAAGCCGGTGGCGATGCCGCTGAAGCTATTGGATTGCTGCCCGGTGTCGGATGGTGGCGCGGCGTTCGTGATCAGCCGTGAGCGGACCGGAGAAGCTGGCGTTCAGGTGCGCGGCTGTGCGCAGGCCCATACGCATCAGCACATCACCGCGGCGCCGGCCTTGAGCGAGCTTGGCGCCGAGATTGCGATCGCCAGGGCCAAGGCGACCTCCGGCCTTGCGATCTCGGACGTGCGGTATGCCGCAGTCTACGACAGTTTTACCATTACGCTGGCGATGCTGCTGGAAGACCTCGGGCTGGCCGGGCGCGGCGAGGCGGCGGCGCGGGTGCGATCAGGTCATTTCGCGCGCGACGGCGCGATGCCGCTCAACACCCATGGCGGGCTGCTGAGCTACGGCCATTGCGGCGTCGGTGGCGCGATGGCGCATCTGGTGGAAACGCATTTGCAGATGACAGGGCGCGCGGGCAACCGACAGGTCCGCGACGCCTCGATCGCGCTGCTGCATGGCGACGGCGGCGTGCTGTCGTCGCATGTCAGCATGTTCCTGGAGCGGGTGCGATGA